GGTTTCCGTAAAGGAAGGCATGAAGTTTTTCGGCCATTTCAATGGCTCCCGGGTGATTGTTCGGTACAGAAAACCGCAGAAGTTTCTGTGCTTCGTAATCAATAGCACAGACGACATTTTCTCGGGAACTTACGTCAATCCCCACAAATAAAGTAGAAAGAAGATCCGCCTTCTTCATAAAACTTCACCTCCTTTTTGGCAAAAAATAGGGAAGATAGAAAGGAATACCCTGATCTTACTCACTGACCGCACCCTCGCATAATCAGCATTCATCTGTGAAAGCAGCTTGCTGGAAAGCTTTCGCCCAGAGACGCAACATCTGTGTTAGCGGTATTGGATGAATAAGGCAGGCGTCACGCTTTATAAGCAATAACCAAAAGGTTTTGCAGGAGAGATCAGACGTTACCTTTGCTAAATTCTCTTACGAATATTTTAGCATCAGGGGATTCAAATCCGGGTAGTAAAAAATAAAATAAGCTTTGTAAACAATGGCGGATTATTGCCTACAAAACTTATTATACGAGGAGGGATGGCCATGACCTTTGGCTGCGGCTGTCAAAATTTCACCGGTACCAACAAAGGCCATTGTTGGGCCTGGATTATTGCGATAATAATTCTTGTGTTCTTTTTTACCGACCTGGATGACTGCTTCAAAACCAGTCTCTGAATTGGGGAGGAGTTCCCGTGGGATACTGTACCGGTGGTCACGGGGTTTGGCATAGGGTTCCTGATACTCATCATCGTTATTTCTATGTTTATCGCAGGTGCGGGCTTGTAGGACGACAATATAGATTCATCATGGTCCTGAGAGGAAGGGGGAGATGTTCAGTGACGAATCGTGGTTGGGGGTGGTGCCGGTGGGACTGGGAACTGCTTATCGTCCTCCTCCTCATTATCCTGTTCTTGATATTCATCACCGTGGAAGGCGAGGCGCCTTTTAGTTAGCGAACTGATACGGGATATAACCGAGGGGGGCTGTTGCGCTAAGAGAGCGATGTGCGAGTCTAAGGACGGTTCTAGCAGGGTTCAATCGGAAGTTTTGCGGGGCAAAAAGGCTCAACAAGTAGTGAAAATACTACAATGTTGAGCCTCTAAACTATCTACGCGCAAAATTTTTGATTGCCCGAAAAGTGCCATGGGGACAGTTCCGATGACATGAAGTATAACATTGGATTATAAGAACTGTCCCCTAGACAACACAACCTTTCTCCCAAAATACAGGTAACACCCGGTACAAGTCGCACCGGCAATTGTAAAGCGAAATAACAAATCCAATGTCATTTCTCCAGCCTCCTAACAATGTGCTTCTGGATAAAGTAATTATGACTCTTTTGGTGTTTACCGACTTGACGCTTAATTTACGACCATAATATCCCTTGGTGTTGTTTAAACTGTCAATGATCTTTTTTCACCCGATATAGTTTGGTATACTGCCTGGACATTGTCTAAAGAAAATATCTCGAACTTTCCATCGCCCACGGCGTATAAGTTACCGAGAGAAGGCATTACTTCCAAGGCTTTTCGTTGTGTTTCCTCAGTAGTGCAGAACACCGCCTTGCCGCGAACGCGGAGGGTATTGAATTCGGCGTCAACACAACAAATTTCCACATGGGGGTTAGCCACAAGCTGCTTGTACATATCTTTTTGATTAGAAGTACTAAAAGCTAACTTTCCGTTGTAGTCCATTACAAACCCCAGTGGTCGAACATGTGGATGATCTCCGCCGGCTGTCGCAAGATAAAATACCTTGTTTGTTATTAAAAAACTCAAAACCTCTTTCATTGTAGATCGCTCCTTTATAATATCTCTTTTGTTCTTGAATTGCTTATGATATTATTTTATTATAATCTCAGTTAAATACAAGTACGCATATTATAATGATAAAGTATGAAAAATCATACCATAGATAGGAGACTATATATGAGCGAGAAGGTTATGGATGAAACATATGTCGCGGAGAATCAGCTTTGCCCGCTTCGTTTTACTGTCGATGTTATAGGTGGTAAGTGGAAGCTACCAATAATTTGTATGCTTGCCAACGGTCTACCGACAAGGTATAGCAGTATCAAGCGCAAACTGACAGGTATAACAAATATGATGCTGTCGCAGTCGCTAAAAGAATTGGAGGCATCTGGTATTATCCATCGAGAGCAGTACAATGAAATTCCGCCTAGAGTTGAATACACGCTGACCGATAAAGGGAAAAGCATTATCCCGCCCTTGATCAAGCTAGCCGAATGGGGGGCAGAGCATATGCAGGAAGGTAAGACATGCGCGGTTTTTTGCGATACATGTCAATCGATAAAATAGTAAGTTGTTTTACACCACCGATATTTATAGAAAATCCCTCGTTGTCTGGGTCGAGTAGAAGCACATCCCTCACGGCGCGCACCCCTCAAAGACCGGACTTGCCCTATTAAGGCATCCGGCTCTTCTTTTGGCTTCTGCGATTAAGTACTTCAAACAACTTACGCTGAGAGTGTCATGGGGACAGTTCTTGTGACATGAAGTATAACCTTGGATTATGTCATCAGAACTGTCCCCTAGACAACACAACGATATGCTGATGACGGAAAAATACGTTTCCGGCGTCTACGACACCGCCATTTTTGAATTTGCCGACAGCAATATCCGCCAAACGTTTAACCACATCCAAAAAGAAGAGCAACAGCACGGCGAGGATCTGTTCCATTACATGCAGGCCAACGGCATGTACAATGTCCAATAGTTTTTCCATCCATTGGCCGGGTAAAACGCTTTCGCCCCCTGCCAGGCTGTTGAAAAACTTCGCTAATGTGTGTTTTTCAAGCTTCAGGCCTCAGGCAAATTATGTAGTTATAATTTAATAATATTGACAAGAACATATTTTAATTATAGAATAATTAAAATAATAGTTGACTAGCAGAAACAACTAGAGGCTATATCTCCGGTGATCCGGCGATAGGGCCTTTTCTTTTTTATGTAAATAAAACGGTAGTCTTTTAGAAAAATCAACTCGACAAACGATCTTTTTAAAAGCTGCAGATGAAAAGGAGTGAAGTCAGCATGAAGATTATTGAGGTATTGGACCAGAAAATAGCGGGTGATATACAAAAAATTAAGGTGATTGGGATTGATATTGGTTCCCGTACAGCCAAAGCAGTTTTATTTCATGATGATGAGTTATATACCGCGGCAATTCTGACAGGCATTGACATGCAGGAAACGGCGAATGAATTGGTGGCAGACCTGCTGACACAATCCGGTTTAAACAAAACAGATATAAATTATATCGTTGGGACTGGTTATGGACGTGTAGCCATGAAGTTTGACAATCCTTACCAGATTGTTTCAGAAATTTCCTGTCATGCCATGGGTATACATTATCTGGCTGCGGGAGTAAAGACGATTATTGATATCGGCGGTCAGGATTCTAAAGCCATCAAAGTCGATCCGGAAACTGGCCGTGTGGTGGAATTTGTCATGAATGACAAATGTGCGGCGGGTACAGGACGCTTCTTAGAGAAAGTCGCGCAGCTGTTGGATTATAATTTGGATGAGTTGGGGACAGAAGCCCTTAAAGCACAGAAGTTATCGGATGTAAGCAGTCAATGTGTGGTGTTTGCTGAGTCGGAGGTCATTTCCCGGCGGGCTAAAGGTGAGCTGCGGGAGGATATTGCTGCCGGTATTCATTATGCTGCCGCCCGGAGAGTGCGTAGTCTGTTAAGTCAGGTTGGACTGGAACCGGGGCTGGCTTTTTCCGGCGGGGTATCCAATAATGCTGGCATGAAAAAAGCAATTGAAGAAGTAATTGGCAGCCCGGTCAGTCCTATTAAACTGGACGCGATTTATGCAGGCGCACTGGGGGCGGCCATTTATGCTCACAATTACTATTTAGGAGGGATGCAGACAGGAGAAGCGGAAAGGGAAAATCGCAGACTGGACCTTACTGCTTTGGAAAGCAGGATTGCCCAGCATCATGAAGCGATTATCCACGGTGCCGGCGGGCAAAAGAAGGTTGGTTATTTATGCACATATACACCGCTGGAATTAATAAATGCCGCAGGGATAGCGCATGCAAGGCTGTTTAAAATGGGCAATACTGAGGTTGTGGCTAGTGGGGAGCAAATTACTCAAAGCGTATTTTGTGACTTTACGAAAAGTATACTGGGAGCTTTTAAAGAAAATGATGCCTTATATAAATCCCTCGATAAAGTTTATATTTTCTACACATGCGATTGTATTAAGAAAGTAGGAGAAGCAATCGGGGAATTCTTTGCACCATCAGATATATACACATTACCACGCCTGCGCCATAAAGATTCTTCGCGCGACTATTACCGGACAGTGATTCTTCATTTCCAAAAAAGTCTGGAAGAATTGTCCGGAAATATAATTACCGAAGAAGCAGTACGTGAGCAAATCAAATTATACAATAAGGTGCGAGTGCTGTTGAAAAAAATATCTGAGCTACGCAAGCGGGAAAATCCACCCATTACCGGCAAGGACTTTTTGGAATTGATTAAGGGCTACCACTATTTGCCGCCGCAAGGCTTACTGGAGTTGTACGGACGGATCTATGACAATCTGGCAGCTGTGCCGAATAAGGGACAACGCAAAATCCGCTTGATGATGGCCGGCGGCATTGTGGCAGACGGCGACCGCCGCTTACTGGAATTGATCGAAGATGATATCGGTGCAAGGATTGTGGTGGAAGACCATTGTACCGGTGTGAGAAATATTTTGCATACAATCAATGAAGAAGGAGATCCATATCAAGCGCTGGCTGAAGGTTATCTGGATCAATCCCCTTGTACACGGATGAAGCCCCTGGGAGAAAGCGTTGATATAGCAGGCGAGTTAGCTAAAGAATATGATGTGGATGGTATTTTATACGTGTATCTGAAGTTCTGTCCTTGCTATGGCATGATTAAACATGAATTTTTTAAACATTATCAAAAATTGGGCATTCCGGTTTTGGAATTGCCAATTGACTATTCGGCTAGCGACCAAGGTCAGTTGAAAACCAGACTGGAAGCATTTATTGAGGTGTTGGGAGAAAGAGCAGGTTCAGTAAGGCTAAAAGAAGCGCATTAGCGTTGTATTAAATATAACAAGAGAGGAGAAGCCGATCACATGCAGATTGAAGATATTAAAAGCCCCGTGGATTATCTTATTTATAGTAAAAATGAGATTCATGGTTATTCACGGGCCATAGGAAAATTGTTTGATCTTTCCACTTCCTATATTTCAGATGCTGAGAAAGCCTATAAAGAAGGGAAAAAAGTTATCTGGAGCAGGACTAACGGCTGGGAAGTGCCACTGGCATATTCTTGCGGCATCATACCGGTTGCTTTTAGTGAAATGGGACGTCTGAGTGATTTTGAGACGATGCGTATTGGTGAGGAATATTACCAGTTTCCGCCGGAAACCTGTTCTATGGTGAAATGCACAGTCGGCCAGTGGCATAAACGAAAAAGCAAGAGTATTAACCGAATCCTGGGGGCGGGGGTGGCTTGTGAACCATTTAATCTGGCTTTGGAACTGATGAAACAAGCTGGTTATGATGTTCATACGGTTGATGTGATTTATCGTGCTCCCGGGATGAAGGGAGATGAACTTGAAAATTTGGTTGAGTTCTTTATCCGGCAAATTTATGATACCGTGGAATGGCTCACCGGCAGTAGAAAGATTGATGAAGATAAATTAAAGCAAGAGATACAACGTAAGAACCAATTAATTTCCAAAGTGCGAAAAATCTTGGAATTGCGAATAGGCAACCCTTTTTATATGCGCAGTCTGCCGGCTATTTTTTTGCTTACCGGTCTGAATGCGGGCTATTTTGGCAAGCCTGAGGAATATGAAAAGGTATTGGATTTATTAATCGAAGAATTAGAAAATGCCCCGGTCAATGAAGAAGATTTGAAAAGAGTTATTCCATTGGTTTGGGTGGGGAATGCCGGGCAAGAGTTTGGTGTTTTTGAAGTTATTGACCAGGCAGACGGAGCTTTACTAGGCTTTAGGGGATATCCATTTAATATTTGCCGGGAGGATATCCCGCCGGTAGAAGCATTAGCCCGGCATGTATTGGGCAATCAGGACGCCGGAGCTTCCGTTTATGTACAGCAGGTACTTGAGAAGGAAGCCCAGAAAGTAAATGCCCGCGGGCTGATTTTATATGGTTATCTTGGTTGCTCTTACAGCACGATTGCCAGGGAAATGTGGGGAGATCATTTCAGAAAGCAAGGGATTCCAAGTATTAACCTGGAGGGAACTTTTCAAATAGGGCCTCCCAGTGGGCAAATACTGACCAGAATTAAGGCCTTTACGGAGATGCTTGCCTAAAAAACCAATACCTGGGGTTGTAAATCATAAAAAGATAAGGGGTTATTTGTACCTGCCGACAATCTTTGTTGAGTACAATATAAAGGGGAATTCTATTATGAAAAATAGCAGCAAATATAAAATGATCATAAGTATGGCACTCATTTTGGCAGCTATCCTTATCATACAGGGGTGTTCATTCCGCGAGAAAGGGAATAATGTCCAAACAGTTGATGAAAAACAGTATAATATTATAAAAGTTTCCACCCCTGCGGAAGTTACAGTTCCGTCGGTCTATTTTGTGGGAGAGGAAATGGGCTTCTTTGCTGAAGAGGGGATAAAACTGGAATATGCCGGAGTGGTCCCGTCCACTCAAGTGATAGCTTCCGTTGTGGCGGGGAAAATGGATGTCGGTGGGATACACCATGTCAGCAGGACCATAACCGGCATTGCCGCAGGAGCTAAAATTAAGGCAGTGGCGGCAGGTAATGAAACTACTGAAAAATTACCCTTTTTGGTATATGTGACCTTAAAAGACAGTCCAATTAAAACAGCTCAAGATCTTATTGGAAAAAAAATAGGTACGCGCATATCCGGAAGTATCAATGAATACTTGCTTTATAGCTATATGAAGCAACATAATATAGCTGATCCCAAAAATAAAGTAGAATTTTTGGTAATGAAAGAACCGGAGATGGAGCAGGCTTTGCGTCAGAAAGATATTGATGTGGCGGGATTCAGTAAAACACCTGATTTTATAGCGGAAAGAGGAGAGTTTAAAGTACTCTTTAGCGATTATGATGTCTGGGGTAGCAATGGCGGCGGGGCACCGTTTTATTTTTCTGAGCAATTTATTAAAGAAAAGCCGGATGTAGTCAAGCATTTTGTCGCTGCTGTGGCCAAGACCAACAATTGGATCAATGAAAATCCGGAAAAGGCTATTGAAATTACAGCTAAAAGAGCTGGTAGAGATATTAAATGGATTAAGAAGGGTCATTTTGCCCCAAATGCTATTATCAAGGATGAGACTGTTCAGCTATGGATTGATCAGCTAACGGAATTTGGTGAAATTAAAAAGAAAGTAACATCTAATGAGGTTTATACCAACGAATTTAATCCATATTTTAACAGATAAAGCTCACGCAATGGTAAGGAATACAAAAGAATTAGTTGGCATAATTGGGCCCCTCAGGGAAATGATTGACGGTGTTCCGTATATATTGAATAGATGTTTCTGGGATAAGGTTACGCCTATTAGGGATTGAGTTATGTTCGCCTAGACTTTTGTTTAGGCGATATTTTTATTTACAGGACAGGTACATTGTCCCAAGGATAAAAGAACTATAAGTAGCTAAGAGGTGATAAAATACCCAAGTGGGATGAGGAATCTGTCCCTATGTATCATAGGATTGTATAAAAGCGTGATTTCCACTATATTATGATTTTGTTCCATCCGTTTGATACTGCATCCTTCGCTGTATCTGTCAGCTCTTCCAAGGACATTTCAGAGATGGAACTAAGCCAGTTGGTATATATACCTACAATACCTGAAGCAATATATTCTGCATATACATTAAATTTCTCAGCAGACATGCCAGACTTGGTATAAAAAGATTCCTTGATGGTATTTTTAAGTATATCCTTACATTCTGTTTGGAGGAATGCATAAGAAGTGGTTTCCGAAATACGGCGATATAGGCCGATATCCTCCATCATAATTTTATTGAGGCCTTGAAAGAAAGAATTTATATCAAAAGTTTGGTTCTTTTTCAGTAGCATCAGCACTTTGCCTGCCAGTTCGGTTTCAAATTCTTTTAAAATATCGGCAGTGGAATTGTAATGAAGATAAAATGTTTTTCGATCTATGTTTGCTAAATTTGCTAACTCAGTAACTGTAATCAGATGGAATTCTTTGCTTGGAATGAGCTGTAAAAAAGCTTTGCGTATGCCTTCTTTCGTTTTAACGATTCTACGGTCAATTCTATTCATGATAATTCTCCATTCCGCCGCTGTCACTGGCGGCACAAATAGTAATAAAAAAGATGTGCGACTTCACCATGTTTATTATTATTAAGCCGAGGAGAAGATAAGCTAGATTTTCCACCTTCAACAATTCCATACAAACGTCAAAGCAGTTGTTAATCGACAGCAACTGCTTTGACGTTTGTATGGAATCAGCCGAAAAGTATTGGGTTCCAGTGTTTAATCTTTTGGAGGATTCTATCCGCATTACTGTTGCCAATCCCAAATGGGTTATAGCTGTTTAAGATAATAAAGACGATATCTATTTGGGTGTGCCATTTTTTAGCGACTACGAAGTATTTTTCACGCTAATCTCCTATGTTAATCTACAATTTTGGTAGTTTTGTAGATTAATACGCACTATCTAATATATTATAATTGATTTCATTCTAAAATCAATTATAATACACACATGGGGAATAATCAATGACTGTAGATTATTAAGGAGGTCCACTTATGCTAGAGAAATTATTTTCATTCTATCCGGGTAATTATTCATTGGAAGATTTCACCTACGCATTTAGTCCGGATAACCCTCAATTTGATTTGGTTCTGGGTATTGCATTACTTACCTTTTTCTTAGGATATATAGAATATATATATAGTTTTCAGTTGGTAAGGAGAGAAAAGAGTGCGCCCTATCCTGTATGGATGCATACTTTTTATTTTGCACACGATTCAATGGGCGCTATCGTATTTGCACTTGCTTCAAAAACAACTGGAGGTTTTTGGTTTTTCACAGCAGCAGCCGTTGCACTTGTAATATGGAATTTATTTGAGGTATATAACCTGTATAAATGCATCTACGTAGAACGTCAGGAAATTTGGGGACATCTGCATGATGAACCGGTTTCAGTAAAAGAAGCATGGTTCAGAGTGATCGGTCAGATCATAATTTTTATAGGCGTTGTAAACCTGTTTAGGGTATTTATGAATGATCCTTATATGTTTAAATGGTTTATTTTTACCAATATATTAATCGCCATCGCACCCGGTTTTTACTGGGAGAAAAGAAAAACACAGATTGGTGCTTCATATAAGCTGGCTATTGTGATACTTCTTGGTACAATAAACTCTTTCACCCCACTTAATATGTGGGTATTGGTCAGCGATTATTTTTCATTTTCCAATAATCCTTGGTTTTATCTCATAGGAATCGTAAGTATTGGATTCGCAATCAGAAATATAGTAGTTCTTAAGAAAATGTCACAAAAGCCTAGCCATATGGAAGATGGGACAAAGACAGTCTGGTAAATTCGTGTTAAAAACGACAAGTTCTAGGAAAAAGATATTGAAGTATGCTTTTTGACTTTAGCCATTTTTATTGCTTCTGTGGCAATTAAGTAAATTATTCGAACCCCTTGCGGCCGCGATATGTAAAAAGAACCGACTTAGGGCACCTCATGGGAGTGGAGAGTTGTATGAGTCAAAGGACCGTCCCGTGCGCCACGAAGATTTAACTACAAATCAAGACGGCGCAGCTGTGAATCCTGCCGGGGGCGCCATGAAAAAAGGCTTTACGAAGTTTTCGTAACGTCTTTTTTCTATAGGAAAGTATAACAACGAGAAAGAACTGCGGGATAACAAATACGTATTGCCTTGCCCACTGGAGGCATATAATAGATGCATAGAAACAGGCTGCAATTTATAGCTTGCCTGACCGGATAATGGCGTACAACAGCCAAATAAACAAGATCATAGCGATGACAAACCCAATCTCCAGTACCGGAATATTCCAAAGCGGGGAAACTTGGCCGACGAGGCTGGAACTGATAATGACACTGGCCATGATCATGCTGAAGGCCAACAAAATGATGCCGAAGGACAGCCGGTTGCTAATCCGTTCGATGGTTTTTAAACTATACTCCATATCCGGTATGATGATCTCTAGACGTAATCGGCCATGTTTTACTACGGTGCTCAGTTCCTGCACATGGCGGGGCAGATTCAGCATCAATTCCCTAAAATCACTTATGGTGTGCCATACCATTTTGCCCAGAGTTAGGGGATGGAGACGTTCCCGTAATAATTTTTTCCCAAAAGGCTCCGCGACAGTAAGTATGCTAAGCTGCGGGTCCAGTCTTTCAACAATTCCCTCCATGGTCAGTAACGCTTTGCCTACCAATGCAAGGTCGGCTGGCATCTTTATTTTGTGTTTCTGTGCGGTTGCAAAAATTTGAATGATTGTATCACCCAGGCTGATTTGACTTAAGGGAACTCCATAGTATCTTTCTCTTAGCAACTCAATATCATCGTGGAGCTGCGTCCGGTCGACCCGGTCAGGAACAATTCCCATGCGGAAAATCGTTTGGGCCAACTCTGCTGAGTTTTGCCGCATTAAGCCAATAACGAGAGAAGCCAAATGATATTTTTTTTCAGAGCTGAGGCGGCCAACCATGCCAAAATCCAGGAATGCGATAGTTTCGCCCGGCAATACCAGCACATTGCCAGGATGAGGGTCGCCATGGAAAAATCCTGCTATAAAAATTTGCTGAAAAATTTCTTTGGCAAAGTGCTCCGCTATGTGGGAGCGATTGTAGCCCTGCTGTTCTAACTGTTCCAGCTCACTTATTTTTACTCCCTCAACATAGGCTGCTGTCAACACTTTTTGCGAAAAACATTCCCAATATACTGTTGGAATATAGATAGTGGGATCCGCTTGATAGTGCTTCAGAAATTTTTCGGCATTGCGAGCTTCAATAGTATAGTCCAACTCAACGAGGAGTGACTTGGCGAGTTCATCAATCATATCCGTCAGTTGATACGTCTCAGCCCAGGAAAAACGACGTTCTGCCAGGACAGCCAGCTCACGCAGAATTTCTAAATCGGTTTCGATCATGGCAGCAATGCCTGGACGTTGAATTTTCACCGCTACTTGTTGACCGGTTTTTAATTGCGCCCGATGCACTTGCCCGATGGAAGCGGCCGCTAGTGGCTCCGGGTCAAATTGCTGGAATAGTTCTTCAAGGTCGGCCCCCAATTCTTCCTTTAGCAAAGTACGTACTTCGCTAAAGGGAAAACTGGGGACGTCATCCTGCAGTTTTTCTAACTCCGCAGTGATTTCAGCAGGCAGAAGGTCCGGTCGTGTGCTGGCAATTTGTCCTAACTTAACATAGGTTGGACCCAATTGTTCAAGCAGCAGTCTGATGCGTTCGCCTAAGCCGCCGGTATTGTTTTTGCCAACTACCGGATGGGAGCGGTGACCATAGGGGATGCTCTGGGGCAAGCCTATTTCTTCCACAATATAGTCAAAACCATGATTGAGCAGGGCGGCAGCAATCTCACGATATCGATTGATATGGCGTATCTTTTTGCCAAACATAGATAACCTCTCCTAAAGAAACAGCGTTACGGTTGCATAGCCTTTCATCTTTTATATACCCGGCTACTGACGGAGAATATACATACTTTCGCTCGGATAAAGATTCTTTTGGCAAGCTATAATAAGCCGGGATAAAAATATTCACATAAGAAGGGATGTTTGCTGTGAAAAAAATAGGGTTGGCCTTATGCGGTGGCGCGGTGAGGGCGTTAGCCCATATTGGTGTGCTAAAGGTATTCAACCGTGAGAAAATTGGCATTCATTCAATTTGTGGCACCAGAAATTGCCACGGGGACAGTTCTGATGACATGAAGTATAACGTTGGATTATGTCATAAGAACTGTCCCTATGACAAGACGTTGCTCTATTGATCTTTGCATATTTATAAAAATAAGAGCGATATCTCATGTGGTTTTATTGAGATATCGCTCTATTCTTTGTTTTCAAGTGGCATAAAAAACTGAACTATATCAATTTCTAAACCATCTGCAATAGCAAAAAGCACATCTAATGAGTAAGCTTTTGTGGAATTCGGTGCTTCTATCTTAGATAAATAACTCTTGCTGATGCCAATTTTATCTGCCAACTCCTCTTGGGAAAGTCCTTTGCGAATGCGGTAATGGACGATTTTTTTAGCAATTTGGCGATATCGTTCGTCATTGCTAGTTTTCATAAGTGGGCTCACCTCTATAACAAAATTATAGAGGCCTTTTTGCCAGAGGTCTTTTCACTTATGGTGAAATAAAATTTTAATAAATTATTGCACTATTAGTGAAATATATGTATAATGAATTAATAACGACTGGCAATATAAGTAAATATCTTATGTAAAAAGATGCTCATAGTTATTCCTGTTTGCATAATATTTAATAAACAATAATTGCCAACCTTTTTTGCAATTCATCTTAACTTTCCATGCAGCTTTTATGAAAATATTAGCCACAACTATCTCATTAGGATAGTGGCGGATAATATTTCTTTTCAAAGTCTTCCTCGCCAGGAGATTGTTTAACTAACCAACCAGTGGCATAATTATTTTAGCTTAAGTTTCGTAATTTGTTGGCAAACAGCGGCGCTAATATCAGGTGAGGTAAGAAAAAGTATGAACGGAAAAAAATGTCCTACTGCAGATGCTAGACCGGGCATGAAACTTGCAGCATCCATAATAAAAGAGAGCGGTCAAGTTATTCTGGCCGAAGGTACCGTTTTAACAGATACCTTTATAGAAAAACTGAAACTTTTGAATCTGGAATTCGTAGAGATTGCAGAAAATACAGCAGAGGAAGCACCTACCCCTTTGGCGAGTGTTGAAACTTTTGATGCAGTTTATGACGATACACTTCAAGTAATTGACAATTGTTTTTCTACTATGCGATATTTTAAGGAAGTTCCCTTGATGCAGATGAAAGAATTGGCTGATACTTCCATTGATCTAATGGCTGATACGACGGGAGTCCTTAGTTATCTGCAAATCGTAAGAAAACAGGATGATTATACTTTTCGTCATTCCATCAATGTTGCAATTATCTCCGGTATAGTAGGAAAATGGGTGGGAATGTCAGGAGAAGAATTAAAGGACTTAATTTTTGCCGGGTTATTGCATGATATCGGCAAGACACAGATACCGCTTGAAATATTAAATAAACCGGCCAAATTAACGCCCGAAGAAATGAAAATCATGAAAAATCATACCATTAAAGGCTATAAAATGCTTCTGGGAGAACTTGGAGCTCATGAAAGTATATTATGTGGAGTATTGCAGCATCATGAAAAAATTGATGGAACAGGCTATCCTTTCGGGATAAGCGGGGAACAAATTCATCCTTTTGCAAAAATAATAGCTGTTGCAGATATTTATGATGCTATGACATCAGATCGGGTTTACCATATAAAGCGAACACCTTTCGAAGTGATCGAAGAAATAAAACAAGAAACCTTTGGCAAGCTTGATCCCGCCATTTGCATAACATTTTTACGCAATATATTAAATTATTTTATGGGGGCAAAAGTACTGCTAAGT
This window of the Methylomusa anaerophila genome carries:
- a CDS encoding HD-GYP domain-containing protein; its protein translation is MNGKKCPTADARPGMKLAASIIKESGQVILAEGTVLTDTFIEKLKLLNLEFVEIAENTAEEAPTPLASVETFDAVYDDTLQVIDNCFSTMRYFKEVPLMQMKELADTSIDLMADTTGVLSYLQIVRKQDDYTFRHSINVAIISGIVGKWVGMSGEELKDLIFAGLLHDIGKTQIPLEILNKPAKLTPEEMKIMKNHTIKGYKMLLGELGAHESILCGVLQHHEKIDGTGYPFGISGEQIHPFAKIIAVADIYDAMTSDRVYHIKRTPFEVIEEIKQETFGKLDPAICITFLRNILNYFMGAKVLLSDGEEAEIIYQRNHAYPTVCTRDGKFIDLEINRDISIVGFI
- a CDS encoding helix-turn-helix domain-containing protein, whose protein sequence is MKTSNDERYRQIAKKIVHYRIRKGLSQEELADKIGISKSYLSKIEAPNSTKAYSLDVLFAIADGLEIDIVQFFMPLENKE
- a CDS encoding ABC1 kinase family protein; the protein is MFGKKIRHINRYREIAAALLNHGFDYIVEEIGLPQSIPYGHRSHPVVGKNNTGGLGERIRLLLEQLGPTYVKLGQIASTRPDLLPAEITAELEKLQDDVPSFPFSEVRTLLKEELGADLEELFQQFDPEPLAAASIGQVHRAQLKTGQQVAVKIQRPGIAAMIETDLEILRELAVLAERRFSWAETYQLTDMIDELAKSLLVELDYTIEARNAEKFLKHYQADPTIYIPTVYWECFSQKVLTAAYVEGVKISELEQLEQQGYNRSHIAEHFAKEIFQQIFIAGFFHGDPHPGNVLVLPGETIAFLDFGMVGRLSSEKKYHLASLVIGLMRQNSAELAQTIFRMGIVPDRVDRTQLHDDIELLRERYYGVPLSQISLGDTIIQIFATAQKHKIKMPADLALVGKALLTMEGIVERLDPQLSILTVAEPFGKKLLRERLHPLTLGKMVWHTISDFRELMLNLPRHVQELSTVVKHGRLRLEIIIPDMEYSLKTIERISNRLSFGIILLAFSMIMASVIISSSLVGQVSPLWNIPVLEIGFVIAMILFIWLLYAIIRSGKL